In the Rhododendron vialii isolate Sample 1 chromosome 2a, ASM3025357v1 genome, AAATAATGTAATGCGCATTAGCGCCCAGTCCAAATTGAAATAGGATTATctgaaaattagattaaaaaaagaagagatacaTTGATATTCATGTAGTACACAAGCAATCCAAGCACAACACAGAATCCAAACTAATTTGCATGTAAATAAAAAGTTCAATCAAGGTTATACTCGATCATATCCAAGCTGCCGCACGTCCTCAAGCCTCCTCGTACGTATGTGCTTCCTCAGTTTGAGAGTAAAACCAGAAGGAGTATTACTTTTATCCCTAGAAAAATAGCAGAAGCCAAAAGACCAAGCTCACTCATTATTTCTTTTTGTTACAAGCAAAGAGAACACAACAAGATCCATTTCTACACAATCTTTTTCCACGTTCCTCTTGTCAATTTTACCCATTTAGCCTCGAGTATACACTGAAAACCTAATTCACCAATCTTACTTTTCAGTATTTACTATTTTGGTTCAACTCTGAAAAATTCAACCCCGCACAACTAAGCCATGCAATTACATTGGGTTGAGTAGGTAGAAGCTTTAAATGCATAAGGCCATAATTGTATGTTAGTACATCTTCAaccatccaactcaaaaccaaatggAAATGAGTGGAGAGCCCACCCAAGATCATACTGATTTTGGAGGCAACAATTAACCGTTATGGGACATACAGATTGAACCGAAACAAAGTTCTCTTATAGCATAGACCAAGCGAGAGTCAATCCAGAGAGTCTTTCTCAAAAGCCTCTGAGAGCCTAGCAATGCCATGTTAAATCatctaactcaaaaccaaatGGCAATTAGTGGGTTGGCCTCTATATCATATACACCAAGCTATAACAATTCAGAAAAGTTTTTAAGTTTCTTGCAAGGAAAGAGAGTGCACAAAGCTCTATGGGAAGAAGGGCCTCACCGAACGTAAGCAGTTGTATGCAATCTCACACCACTTTCCATCAACAGTAACACCTTCTCGCTCTCCCCAGATTCAGTAACTCCGCTACTATTCATAAGCTTGAACACATAAGTCTGCAACACAATAATAGTAATGGATATATCAAACAAGCCGACCAAATTCCCCTTTCATATCAATTAACAATCGACCACTCACTCAAACAGACAATCCAACAGACAAGCGGTTTAACAAGTATAAACACGAGGTGAGGTTTATAATTATAGAATGTATCTGTGACCTTAGGAGAGAGATCGTAGACGTTGGAACAGCGCATTCCGATTAAACGTCGCAAGCACTTGACCTCTGCGGCCACATCAGCCGTGTTCATCCGAACTTTCACCATCTCTCTCTGCGATTGTGCgtgattttcttttctgttcGGTTTTTGGGTGCGCGAAGTCGAAGGCTTCAGAGAACAGAGGCTTGCAATTCAGGAGCCCTGAAAAAGTTTTTAGCGAGCCTTGATTGATGCATCTAAGCAACAATATCAGCATCTGTAAAGAAAGATTTTCGGTAAAGTAACTAAGCAAAACATAGAAAATCATGCTGCAGCGGATTAGGTAAACAAGAAGCTATTTTACCTCTGCCAAAAATCTTCGCTACAAGTACCGAACTCCTATTCACAAGTTATCCGGTAAAATactattgtttctctctctctctcttgggctCCTACTTggcacttcttcttcttcatcttctctctTCCATCTGCTGGTCGAGGAGACTTGGGTTGAACAGCTCTACGATCTCAAAACATCCATGATCTCCACGTCCTTGGTGGGTTTGAGGTTTGATTTATGGGTTCAATTTGTGGGTTTGATTAGTGGGTTTTTCAGTGGTTgcggagagagaaagagagagacttgTGGGTTTTTCGATTTCGTGATCTGAATCCAGAGGACGCCTCTGAAATTTCCCCCTGCTCCCTCCAGCATCAGGATTCATGAACCAGATGATCTAGTAGATAAAGAATCTGGCTTGGACTTAAAATTTGCACTCTGATTATATTGCttgaaaaatgataaaagaaaaaaaagagaggtgaaaatgtatattttattgggtgttaggtaaaatagatagtctTGATGTggttgtgaaagaaaaagttgatagaTAAAATAGAATTTTGAACTATTCACAAGGTATTTTGTCTAACGActggtgtacttgctcttagGGAATGGAGAAGACAGGGACGGTTAGCTTCCATTTGGAGGGAATAAAGAAACGATGTCGTGTAAGTCAGTGAATTTAATCTGGGCCATCCATCCAATTCATTAATGAGGTGGCATGTTTTGGTGAAAAGGTGTGGTAGATGTGGGGAGGAAAACATGTggagaggatccggatccgCCCTTTTGATGTAGGaggacaagaagaaaaatgcGGCACATTTTACCAATTGGTGATAAGACATCAAATGCTACGGATAATTTTGTCAGCAGCTTTCGTATTACCACAAATTTAAAAAAGCTGCGCTTCTCGTCACTTCACTTGTGTTGAATTCTAGGCAATTTACCTCCATGTctagaaaatagaaagtaatttTCATCAAGTCTCTTCTACTTAACAAGACACTAAAATTCTATGAAAGTATTTAAAACTTTAAACACTGAAAGTGCCCAACCCCTAgggtactctatgaaagtgcctaaatctcAAGGTACCAAAATGCCTAAATCCCTAGAATACTCTAtgaaaagtgcctaaaccgctaaaaccctataatagaaaagcGCACCCTAAAACTCCtttgaaagtgtctaaacctaaaccctagagtATCATAGAATCCTAAAATattagggtaccctaaaatttttgggtaccCATTAGGGCACTATAAAACTCTAGCATACTCTAAAATATTAAGTGATACTTCTATTAATGACAAATGTATTTTGAGTGATTTGCTtatatatcccttcgactttaaACAAAAGTTCAACTTAATCCTTCAAGTTTCAATTTCAACAAAATAAACTTTCGATTTGCAAATTAGTTTCAATGTCATCCCTTGGTTGGCTTCCGTTAATAATTTGGACGGAAAGTGGACATGTGCCCATCACGTGAGCCTTCACCAGGGCCATATTTGCCCATTCCCTCCCTCCCCTCCCTtaaccatcatcatcatcctcctctctctccactttctcCTCCACCGTCCCAATCCTCAGCAAACCCATTCCCCTCCCTTCCAAACTAAATCCATTCCAATTAGCACTCTAAGCACGTGGGCAAATATGCTACTCTGGAGAATCAAACTCATAAACATAGAGCCACTCTACCTTGACAGTTTAATCAAGAATTGGGAAAGAAATAATCAACCAGCACCTGTGCAATATAACTGCAAAAATACTAAAACCAGatatcatatcatatcatattTATGAAATAAAACTCGATTTCTCCCTAAATTTAGCACAAGATTTAGGTCCTTGTGCTAAATTTAGAACCAATTTTCACCTGGAAAGCTGATTTGAGATTAGAcaaaaagaataacaaaatcaGGCTCCTGCACGAGTTATGAATCTCGATGAAATCGCGGCTGTCCGACGACGTCCGGGTGATACAGCTTCGCCAAGCTCCGGTATGCCATCCTGATCCCCGTCAACGTTGCGTTCCTCTTCGCTTGCAATACCTCGTACAGGCTCCctctttgttgttgttgttgctaaTACCTCGGTTCCAAAGACGGCACCGTTGGACAGCGATTGGGGGAGGTAAggtgctcttttttttttggaactgaaCGGGGGTGCTCTTTTGTTTGGGTTTTCGGTGGGTGGTTGTGTGTCGGAGGTGGGGGTAGCCGGTGGTGGTGTATGTCGTGGAGTGtgagggaggggaggggagtgGAGTAAAGGAGGAAGGAAGGACAATGATAGGGTTAAGGTTGGGAGGGCAATGGGCAAATATGCCCCTGGGAAAAGATCACGTGATGGGCACATGTCCACTTTCCGTCCAAATTCTTAACGGAACCCAACTGAGGAATGACATTGAAACTAATTTGCAAATCGAAGGTTTATTTTGTTGAAATTGAAACTTGAAGGATTAAGTTGAACTTTTGTTCAAAGTCAGAGGGATATATAAGCAAATCACtcatgtatttttgtaaaagtgtATTTAATGGTAATTAAATATtaggcgccgctattcgcaaccctctattttttttcgttaaaaattttcaattatactcgacagttagttaccgaaattgaaatatattttcagcattcaattaccgaaatataatatttttttcaacagatatttaccgaaaatgtatgttcagcagttgtttaccgaaaattgaacatattttcgacatgtagttaccgaaatataatcttgttttcaacagcaatttaccgaaatgttatttatgatttttaacaaccatttaccgaaatgtaatgagctattggagaaaataaagggttacgaatagcggcgccctgaATATTTTGTCGCCCTTGATGAAAATTAAGTGTCTACTTTTCTGTACTAAGAGGTAATTTTCTGTTGAATCCTTCAAGGCTGAGGGCTTTTGATGGCGTCGTCCGGTGTGTATCTAACGATACCAGCGGCAGCTGCAAATCAGCCTCCGAAATTTTCAGTGTCGTCTACTAATGGAAGAGGAATGTTTTCGTCTGGTGTTTCTTCCGCCTTAAATGCAAGTGCAAGTCCCAGATTTAGGGGTAGACGATGCCTCCTCCTCTTCAACGGAAAATTCCAGCCCATTACCCCCCGTTTTCGCTGCAACTCTCAACTGGTCGCAGATATTGCCCCCGCCACCGCTGCTGCTTACGGAGCGCTGCTTACTTCTGGCGGTCTTTTTGCGTGTaaattcctttcctttttctccaCTCCGCGCATGCAATGATTTTCCTTTTCCACCTTTGTAGTACAGTAGTAGATTAGCTGTGtcttttttaatccaaattttATGTCATCAGAAACTTCTCAGTGTTTGGGCAAAGACCTTGCATATGCGCCCTAAAGTGGCGGAGCCCATGGGAGCGACACTAAGCTAAAGAAACTATCAGAATCGTAAGCATATATACAATTTGAAAAAAGCGTGCCCCATATGCCATTAGACAGACTTGCAACCCATCGGACTGGTCTTTTTGAGTGCTATTGGGAAGTTCGCATTCAATACCAGCTGACCAAATTTGTGCTCGCCAAATTTGATTATGCAATCGGAGGGATGGTTATTGAAATACCAGGACGAATGGTATGTCCGGTCTAACTTGTCCCTTGTGGACCCTTGTATGTAGATTAGGAGAGTCTGTGTTGtgaatttgaaaacttaacacAATTGTCCGTCCTGACAATCAAACAAAAGACCACTCAGGATATCCTTATACTGCAAATATTAGCTGACCTATACAAACAATGGATTGGAATTGCAATAGTCCCTGGCTTCAAGCTGGCTGAAACTCCAAGTTCAACGGCCTAATGGGCTTGAGTTGTTCTGCTGCTGGTCCTCTGGGATCCTGTTGTTTCAATATTtactttctaaaaaaatttagtaattGCTACTACTAGAATTATTTTTCTATAGTTTTTGTTATAGCTGCAAAGTTTGCATTCTGCAAGCAGATAAAAGATCAGGAAGCAAAGGATCGCTTATTGGAGGACTTACAGGGGGATCTCTGATGGCTGCAGTAAGTGTTATGacagtttttcaaattttctttcacATTTGCCAATTGGTAAGTTTTCTTGTGTTGTGTATATATCATTATCTTGAAATCTAGTGGGCCGGTAATATGTTCAAGGGATCCGTAATCTGTTCAGTTCAAACCCTTGTCGATCGATCAAGCATATTGTTTTTGTGATTCTTCAACGATGATTATTGCTTGTTTGTGGTTCTATATGGGAATGCAAAGTAGTTTAGAACTTTGAACTAAGTAATTGGAACTTAACTAGCCTTCCTGAATAGTTGTTGTCAGCTACAGGAATCCCAACTTACAGTTTCATTTGGTCAAGAGCCAAAGTGTGCTGAATAACAGTCTTAAATATCCTACAACCCACAGGTCCCAGGATCGaaacttggctctgataccataacAACTTTGAGAATTTCAATCTACTTTGAGtttcatttcttgatttttgttcaATCTTACAAAATACGCTTTACAAGATGTTATATATACAAACTGAGTGCAAAGATAACAGCTGTAACAAACTCCTAACTAATCTTGAAAACCAACCTCTAACTCTAGTTAACAGACTTAGTTAACCGTCAGTTAGGCTCAGTGGAGCAGCACTAGTCTTGACTTCAACTAAAGCTGACGTGGCATCACCATCTTGTGATAGTTGGCTTGACACAGATAAGGTAGGGGTACTATCCTATAGATTGGTCTTGTATGTGCTTTGTCATCTGGTTTCAAAAATCAAGATCTGTGTCTAAAGCTGGTGGTGGACCACAAGTTTATACTTGCAAAATGCTTCTCTGATGGTGACAAATCCTGGATGCATTTCTAATTGGTAAAGAAAGTAGACCCTAGCTAGATATTGAGAGGGCTTTTGATTTGTTAAGATATTCATTTATAATCAGGAGTTCATGACTCACATTCCGCAACACATTATTTTCTCTGACAAATGGGGTCGATATGTCCATATAGGCCTTTCAATTGTcaacattttggttttggttaatTTCTGTCACTTTTATTTTGATAGCTCAAGAAGCCTGATTTGGAAGAGTTACTTAATGATGACCTCTTACTGGCACTTATTCCACCATAGATTGTAGAAAGTATATGTTTTTGGTTCGGCATTATCTTGGTTTCTATAGTATCATATTCACCTCAAGGCTGCAATTTTGCTCAAACGTCTAGGATCTATATGGGATTCTTGACTCTATGAGAATCACTCAAAGAGAAAATATGGCAGTATTTTGGAACTAGCACTATAACACCATCTTTTCTCCGTAAATGACCACAATCTAAGAGAAAGCCTCATGTTGTGGTTGGCCAGATGACCTGGATATGTTGGGGGTTGTGTTTTGGAATCTGGGGGTTGGTTATGTGAGGATGTTTCTCTTGCACTCGGTAAACTGCCAGGGGTGGAATACGCTGGACGAAATTTGGTTGTTGTCTAAGGCGCATGGAAACTTTATGGTTGGGTGTGATATTTGTTGATTCTATTTTGCAATTCTAAATGTATTTGCCGCGCCCATATAACTCAGGAGCTGAATCGTGCAAAATGGAAAGCGGGACATGTGGCACAATAGTAAGGCATAACTGTGGTACTGGGTAAGTTGCAAGGAGAACAAGCGGCTATATTGGAGGACATGGCCTGAGAGTATTATTCATTGGGGTGGAGGTGGAGCACAACACGAGCCACATGGCGCATTCAAGAGGGAGGCGTAAAATGTGGTTCAAACCTGAGAGAATTTGTATCAGTAGCTATAAATAGACGAATTCAGGAGGTTTGAAGGGTTCCCACGACCAAATCATCATCAACTTCAGCGAATTTCAGTCAGTTTTACAACCATTTATAAGTTGCTTTAGCATTTTCAATTCAGCTTATATTTCCTTAACCCATCGCTACATATCCGTTAACAGTGTGTTTGGCATAGTTTCGCCTCTCTTTCCAAGCATTCTAGTGCGGTTTCAGGTTGCATTCGTTGTTATTCAGTATCCATCACGGACCTCACAAACTTTCTCTTTCATTCATGTCCTTTACTGCGCTTCATACTAATGCACCTATGGAACTAAAGAAGAAACTGAAGCTTGCCCCCTGAGCTCCACAAGCTCCGTGGTTAGAATTTAGATTTTGACACACTTGCTCGATTTCGCACTAGGATCGAACTTGATCCTGGCACGTGTTGCAATTAAAATTGGCATAAAAAATTTCCCTCAGATCCTTAGAAGAGGACAGAACTGACCCTTGATAACGTCCATCATCAGCCGACAAGTACGTAAACTAACCACTAGGTCCACTACATTGTAGGATATAGCATCAGGGATCCTGCTACCTCCAGCATGGCCAAAGACTGCTACTTCTTTTtcacttgttttttcttttccacttATACTTTTTCATGTGTTCAAGGGCACTCAAATAAACACGATCATTTATGATTGTTGATGATAGCAGTAAGTTCAATCTGGAGCATTGTTGATGCACCTGGATTAATTCCCTGAGTTGAAAGGTCATAATAGTGTGCACTACATTGTAGTATATAGCATCAGGGATCCTGCTACCTCCAGCAAGGCCAAAggctgctgcttctttttcacttgttttttcttttccacttATACTTTTCATGTGTTCAAGGGCACTCAAATAAACACGATCATTTATGATTGTTGATGATAGCAGTAAGTTCAATCTGGAGCATTGTTGATGCACCTGGATTAATTCCCTGAGTTGAAAGGGCATAATAGTGTGCAAAGTACGGAGTCGTAGGACGAGGAGTTTTCTCGAAAATTAGAATTTATAAAttgtttttctcaaaaaaagtttattttgaGGTTAAATAGGAAGAACGTTGCGGCATATTGCTAAGACGTATCTAAGATCTCTCATATCTCCAAATGGATtcctgttttcctttttttgactAATAAGATTGAGATTCAACTTTATAGGGGTGATTCCTCTTTATGCTTTGGATGACCTTGTAAGTATTATAAATTAGTATTTAGTATAGCCCCGCTAGACTGAATGTATCTAGGAAAGTATTCATGTCCTATGACAGTGGAGGAATGCTTTAGACCTCAGGCAAGCTGTTAGAACTTAGTCCATTCTTATAGGAACTTAATATTTGCAAACTAGAACCTGCGGTATTCATTGTCAGCTTATATCGGGTAAACTCAGTAATCAGTGAATCATTTCAGCTAGGAACGCCTACTTGTATAAACTACCCATAGACATGGATACTTGTGTAGTTGTATGCAGTATACTGTAAACCCATAGACGGAGTACAAAAAAGCTTAACCATGTTCAACCTTTGGATGTTATATCTAGTTGGTGGGTTTATCTTGTGAAGAAGTCTTTATGATATGTAGGTGATACTGTCTTTGCTTTAGTTGTTTCTTTGTTTctgtattttctctctcttattttctcAACAAGAATGCAATTCAAAATGTTTGGGGAAGGAGCAATGCTAGGACACAACAAGAAGCCCACATGCATCAAACTGCAGCGTTTGATGCATGTGGGCCCTATAGTTGTGTTCCTAGACTCTTTGTTTGGAAACTATATCCTGAAACAACTGGAACGACTAAAAGTCACAATATGTAACTTTATTTATAAAAAGAATCATATTTCCAACATTTCCTCTGATAGGAATACAATAAGGATGCTTAATTACCATTTATTTTATTGCAAAAtatgtgggttttttttgtatataGGCTTACATTCTTATGCAAGGAACAGATACGAAAGGAATAGGGGAGTCACTTGCATTTGGATCCACCCTCCTCTTTGCCTCGGTATTCGGTATGTTTTCCTTTGGTCTCTTCATGCTTCTCAAATGgttaccgataaaaaaaatgttgctCAAAAGGGTAGTGAttattgaagataaaaaaaaaagaaaaaaggtagTGATTTTGCACTTTCCTTTTTCATGTTAGCACTTCTTTTCTCGCCTTCACCTCTGctaatttatgttattttgtttctcaaaaGGGTGAAATGAATTCCCTTTCTCGTAATCCATTATGTCGTTTTCCTACtgtaattttgttttctcttttataTTTTGGTGAAAGGTATCAGATTGGCAGCTACTCGCAAAATAACTCCTGCAGGCCCTTTGTTAGGGCTTTCCATCTGTGCATTGGTTGTCTTTATCTCAGCTTATTTGTGAGATAGTCTCTGACATTAAATACGTCCCCTTTACATGGGCGCCCCCTTTACATTGTACACCGATGAGTTAGTTTGATGTAATGCTTTTGTTCTCCTTTTCTTATCCCAGGTGGAACTAGGTGCTGTTGTTTTCCCGTACTTCTCTCTCCTTCGAATAGGGAAATTTTCATTGTCACTGCTATGGTTTTATTGTTCCAAATGTTGTCtcatgcactttttttttgcaCATGTAAGAACATCAATGCAATACATTATCTAAGGAGCAAAGGAGGGGGCTTGAACTCTAGATCTGTATTAATTTTGGACCAAATATGCAATCATTTGAGCTAGATTGTAAGTTCTCCTCACATGCACTTGTTAACTACTTCCCTTTTCCCACATTGGTAGTCTTTTCAAATTGGAATACTTCAGGATGATCTGTTGAATATTGGTGAATACGAGTACATGTAAAGTGAGAATCGAATGCCGATTTGCTTTTCGACTTAAATAGGATTATGTTAATTGAATGTCACTTTGAAAAGGCAGAGGTTGTTGTGCACATGATGGTTCCATTACAACTAGAGGTGGCCGTGCAAGAGACATATCGTCTGCAACTTACGTCTAGTCACAAAACATGTCAATTGTAGTAATTTCAGTCCATATAATTTCGTTGTACAAAGATAAATATTCAATAGAGATGCAAGAAAAAGGTAAGTAACCTATGTATTCGTAGATTGTTTCGCACAAGTGATAATGGAATCTATCAAGATTTAAGAGTGCATGCTGTTGTATGTACTTCAGTTGAAGAGATGTGCCAGAGTCGCACATAAACTTGCGTACCCTTGTGCACACTACCATTTAGTGTGTGCaaatgtgtgtgtatgtatgctTGTTTGTGGCACAAGTGTTTTTCTTAATAGAATTGCTCTTATCGCAATAAATTTATTTCTGAGTGGCACTATTGTCCCATCACATCTTTATACTACTATAGAGCACCGATAGACTTTTCAATATGTTTTCTCacatgagagaaaaaaattgagagaaatGTAGAGGGTGTAACCGTGCAAGAGCATCTCCAgaccttaatttttttctaatcaaTTCCAAAATTCTACAAAATGTCCCTAAAATCAACTCCACTCGTTGATTGAAATTTATAAGAATTGAATGTTACTTAAATTTTACAGaaatcaagaaatataatttttatactcatattttgtaaagttatttCTCCCTCTTACATTTACAACTGCATTAGTGAAGTTTGTACTTGAATTTATTCTTTGAATTTGAGTTTCCATCGAAGTGTTCCATATGGAATGAAGCTTTtacataaaattttaagaaaagacCGAAGATCCTCCTAGTATATATACTTCTTCCGTCCTTTTTTTACTGTTcaatattctattttggatCGTTttttaataagtgttcattttaaaaagttaatgcattttttttttgccctgaATAGATTTCAATGAATCTCATGAAAGGTTTAATGATGATGGCTCTATAAAAGACAATATGAAAAGTTATACGTAACTTTTAAAATGTGATCATgatatcaaaattaaatttacgaaattggacacttaaaaagaaatgaagagtAAGGAAGgaatattagaaaaaaaaaactgtgtttAAAGTAAGCTGGGACGAGGATGGATGGAATAGATTCCACTCATCCTACTATACCCACCATTAGCAAGAAAGATTCTCTGGCGGGGCACATCCAGAGGAAGCAGGTATACCCTCCTGTTTCTTTTTGGAGCAGGAAGATCATCTGTTGATCTCTTATTTGAGCTTTTGAAGAGCCGTGTAGTGTTGGCCATGTGATTGCATGTCTTCTTCTAAGGGGCCGGGGTAGAAGGCTCCCGTGGCACCTACTGCTACTAGTAACTATACTACTATAGTACGATACTGTTGGTTAATTTGGTTGGTGGTGTTATTGATTCAATTCAATGATTTTGTGGGCTGGCATTATTACTTACGTCTAAAGTTGATTGGGCCACAAAGTCCACTGATTGAAAGTGGTCTGATTGAAGgaaggaaaaaggaaacaaaaaaagaatggaGGAGAGTGAAAGAAAGAGATTTTAGAGAATCAGTGTATCTGGCACTCTCAAGTGGCCCTCTCAAGTACTAGTCTTCTCTTGCTAATAAACCCATCCCCTAGGGTAGAAGCCCCATGAAATTagctaaaaagaaagaaaacatgaaaagtGGATCTCAAATAATAGTGGGAATGGACATATAATGGTCAACtatcttcggcattctcatatGCAATTATTGTTTCTTTAATCAGATCCTGATGGGAACAGTTGCACGCCAAGTTTCCCAATTAGGACTTCGATTTGTGCTTGGTCATctcaggggttttttttttttttttttttggatatcttTTAACAAGATGTAAAATAGAAGGAAGGGAGAGAAGAGTCCCACTTTGAGGGG is a window encoding:
- the LOC131316296 gene encoding protein FATTY ACID EXPORT 4, chloroplastic isoform X1 gives rise to the protein MASSGVYLTIPAAAANQPPKFSVSSTNGRGMFSSGVSSALNASASPRFRGRRCLLLFNGKFQPITPRFRCNSQLVADIAPATAAAYGALLTSGGLFAYKRSGSKGSLIGGLTGGSLMAAAYILMQGTDTKGIGESLAFGSTLLFASVFGIRLAATRKITPAGPLLGLSICALVVFISAYL
- the LOC131316296 gene encoding protein FATTY ACID EXPORT 4, chloroplastic isoform X2, which encodes MASSGVYLTIPAAAANQPPKFSVSSTNGRGMFSSGVSSALNASASPRFRGRRCLLLFNGKFQPITPRFRCNSQLVADIAPATAAAYGALLTSGGLFAYKRSGSKGSLIGGLTGGSLMAAAYILMQGTDTKGIGESLAFGSTLLFASVFDWQLLAK